CTGGTACTATGAAAACAACAGCTACGTCCACAGAATTCAGCTTTTGATTCCAAATTAAATTGGAAACTCTTGGACTCAATGGAGAAGTTTTCAAGCACAAACCATGGGAGATATTTCTCAAGTATTTTGGCGCCCATCATTTTTctagaacatttttttttttaagtagagTGTATATTTCTTCTAATGACACTATTAACCTTGGAACAGAGTAACAGTTAGTAAACAAtatgattatattatttgaCAAAGTCACCAATCTTCTTAAATTGAAACCCTCGTACATGTTTATGAAAATTACTAACATAAAATAGTAAGTCACAATGAAATGATCGAGAACGGCTACAATGTTAAATGACGGGATcatcgcttttttttttttttttttttgaggatcgactattttgtaattttcagtaattaagaaaaaaaaatctaattcaatCGGACCACCCACCAAGGAATTAGAAAAGCAAGACCTCCAAAATAATGACCTGCAACTTTGTCTATGAAGCTTCATGATGACTGGAAACCTAACAACATTAGCTCTTTTCTGCATCCTAGGTTCCTAGTGGAACAAGAGAAGCACATCTCGACCTACACTTTGAACGAGCTCTGAGATatgattatatttattttttttcgctCCCTTCAATTACAAAATTGTCTACCATTTTCATGTTTGTGAGGAtgcactaattttttttttttttgacaaaattcTGCTTTTATGAGGATCATTTATTTCGTAATTTTCAgcgatgaaaaaaaaataattaatccaTGAATTAGGACTCCCACCAAGGAATCAGAAAATCAAGGGCCCCAAAGACAAACCTTTTGCAACCCTGTCCACCAAGCTTGATAGCCACTTAACACCTAACAACATTAGCTTTTTTCTGCTGTCTTGGATATTCAAACAGATCAATCATAGCTACCAGACTACAAGAGCATTGGGTCCAAGtggaaccacagaaacttggaaTGAGATAAGATTTTATCAGATTCTTGTTGCCCCCACTGATTACAAAATTGTCGGCCATCTTCTTgtttgtttgtgtgtgtgtgtgtgtgtgtgtgtgtgtgtgtgtgtctatcaACAAAGGCCAGTCAATAATTTTCTCAAAGTCTTAGTTAACCCTTGAAGTAAAGAGGCATTACAACATGTAATCAAACAGTCTTATTATCTACACTCAGAACAAGAGAAGGCACAGCATTGAACAGCAGAACAGGAAAACCCATATCTGATGGAGCGCTCTCTCCAGCTCCATCTCCTGCCTCCTGAGCCTTGGGCTGCCCCCATTCCTTGCTGTATAGTATGGGCTGCTCGAGTAGTTCATGCTAGCTGCCTCCTGATTCCTGAAGACCCATGGAAGCACTGCAACCGCCATTCCCCCAAGCGCTCCCCCCGCGGTCGGACTACTGATCACCCGTGTCGCCGGCGGCGTCCCCAGTGGGGAGGATGGTGGCATGGCTTCGCCACCAGGAATGCTGTAATAAGGATAGCGGCGATGCTCGTGCTGATGGAGATGGTAATGCTGCTGCCGATGCCGGAGAATTGGAGGGTACGTATCGCCATACCGCTCCCCATTTGTGGATGAGGATTGGAGTTCAATCGCCTCTCGATGGACGGAGGGACGATCGGGGATCTTGAGGGTCTCTTGGGGTTTCTTGGTGCTGTGACCCCGGCCGTAGAGCGGCACCAGGGTGTTCTCGGAGATGGATGCCTTGC
Above is a genomic segment from Phoenix dactylifera cultivar Barhee BC4 chromosome 2, palm_55x_up_171113_PBpolish2nd_filt_p, whole genome shotgun sequence containing:
- the LOC103712095 gene encoding E3 ubiquitin-protein ligase RMA1H1-like isoform X2; this translates as MEVGRPAEGCLGECMEEIQLSQEPPKKCGLDDGMPASANGCFDCNICLDSAVNPVVTLCGHLYCWPCIYKWLQQDESISQQQCPVCKASISENTLVPLYGRGHSTKKPQETLKIPDRPSVHREAIELQSSSTNGERYGDTYPPILRHRQQHYHLHQHEHRRYPYYSIPGGEAMPPSSPLGTPPATRVISSPTAGGALGGMAVAVLPWVFRNQEAASMNYSSSPYYTARNGGSPRLRRQEMELERALHQIWVFLFCCSMLCLLLF
- the LOC103712095 gene encoding E3 ubiquitin-protein ligase RMA1H1-like isoform X1, which produces MVDGVKCGPCFFVTLHWRSHKHIILSCLCSEHLVLSTSCPEKESIHSKMEVGRPAEGCLGECMEEIQLSQEPPKKCGLDDGMPASANGCFDCNICLDSAVNPVVTLCGHLYCWPCIYKWLQQDESISQQQCPVCKASISENTLVPLYGRGHSTKKPQETLKIPDRPSVHREAIELQSSSTNGERYGDTYPPILRHRQQHYHLHQHEHRRYPYYSIPGGEAMPPSSPLGTPPATRVISSPTAGGALGGMAVAVLPWVFRNQEAASMNYSSSPYYTARNGGSPRLRRQEMELERALHQIWVFLFCCSMLCLLLF